The segment CGGTCGGCGCCTCGGTCAGGCCGTACGTGACCCGGGGCACCAGCCCGTGCGCCTGCGCGAACGCCCGGCGCAGCGCGTCCGGGGTGTCGCCGCCTCCGCTCCACACCTCCTGGAGCGAGCCGAGGTCCAGGTCCGGGCGCCCGGCGAGGTCGTGGAGCTGCGCGGGGGCGCCGTTCCACACCGTGACGCGCCGCGAGGAGATCCAGTCGGCGACCCCGGCCACGTCGCGCCGGTTCATCACGACGGAGCACCCGGCGGCCTGCGCGGTGAGCAGGGTGGACAGGACCATGAGGTTGAGGATGGTCAGCGGAAAGCTGTCGCCCTTGCGCAGTGCGGGCCCCCAGCCCCGGGTGGCGACGAGGACCGCACCGGGCAGGAGCAGGTTGCGCTGGCTGTGCACGACCGCCTTGGGGTGCCCCGACGTCCCGCTGGTGAAGGCGATCCCGGCCGGGGCGTCGAGGTCCGGCTCGACGCGGGGAGCCGCCTCGTGACGGGCCATGAGCTCCGCCCACCGGTCGGGGCCCACACACTCCGGCGCGTTCAGCAGGCAGCGCGGTCCGGCCAGGACGGCCGCCGGTTCGCAGAGTTCGTACAGCTCCCGCTGTTCGCCGGCCGCGAGCGCCTCGCCGATCCCCGCCCAGACGGCCCCGATCCGCTGCGCGCCGTGGAAGGCCGCGACGATGTCCAGGTCGTTGGGCAGGCAGGCCGCGACCCGGTCGCCGGGGCGCACCCCGAGCGACCACAGGGCGCCGGCCGCCCGCCGTGCCCGGTCGTCGAGTTCGGCGTACGACCAGACACCGGAGACCGCCTCGACCGCAGGGGCGTGCGGGCGCGACGCGAGGGCGGCGTCCAGCACTTCGGCGATGGAGCCGGGGACGGTCGTGCGGTGCGGTGCGCCGCTTGCGTCAGTGCTGCTCATGACACTTTGATATCACTATCCTTACAAAGATTCATAGCTTAGCCTCGATGCGACGACACCGGACTCGGCAGGAGACGGCGATGCCAGGGATACGCGCACCTCAACTCCCTCCCGACGAACTGCGGGCCGGGGTCCGGCAGTGGTGCGCCGAGCACCTCCCGCACGACTGGCGCGAGCGGCAGACCGGCGCGAGCCACGATGAGTTCATCCGGTTCCAGCACTGGTGGTTCGGCGAGCTCCGGGCCGCCGGGTACGCCGTCCCGCACTGGCCGCAGTCTTGGGGCGGCGGGTTCGACCTGGCCCGGCAGGCGGTGATCTTCGAGGAGCTGGCCCGCGCCGACGCGCCCCGGCTGAGCCTGCACTTCGTCTCGCTCCACCACGCCGCGGGGACCTTCCTCGACGCCGGTACCCCCGAGCAGCGCGACCGCTACCCGCCCGAAATCCTCGACGGCGCCGTCTGGTGCCAGGGCTTCTCCGAGCCCGAGGCCGGATCCGACCTCGCGTCGTTGCGTACGCGGGCCGAGCGGCGCGGGGACGTCTATGTCGTCAACGGGCAGAAGATCTGGGCCAGCGGCGCCGCCGACGCGCAGCACTGCCTGCTGCTGGTGCGGACCGATCCCTCCGCGCCGAAGCGGCGCGGCATCTCGTACCTGGTCATGGACATGGACTCGCCCGGAGTGCTCGTACGGCCGATCCGCCAGATCACCGGCGAGGAGCACTTCTGCGAGATCTTCCTGACCGACGTCCGGATCCCGGTCGGCAACCTCATCGGAGCGGAGAACGACGGCTGGCGGGTGGCCCAGTCCACCCTTGCCTCGGAGCGCGGCGGCACCATGATCGAACTGGCCGAACGGCTGGCCGTCGGTCTGCGCCGTCTGCTGCTCGAAGCGGCCGGACCCGAGGGGTCCCCTCCGACGGCCGACACCGTCGTCGGCGACCGGCTGGCCCGCCTGGCCCGCGAGGCCCAGGCGCTCCGGCTGCTGGTCCGGCAGGTCATCACCCGTCCGGGCTCAGAGCTCGCGCAGGGCGCCCACGCCTCGGTGGTCAAGCTCTACTACAGCGAACTGCTGCAACGGCTCACCGCGTTCGGCATGGAGCTGGCCGGCCTGGACGGCCAGCGCGCCACCCGCCGCGCGCCCGGCTCCGGCTGGGAGTCCGGTGCGTGGCTGCTGGACCACATCGGGTCGTGGGAATGGACCATCCCCGGCGGCACGAGCGAGATCCAGCGCAACATCATCGCCGAGCGGGCGCTCGGTCTCCCCCGCGAGCCCGCCGCATGACCGGCCGACAGGGCGACTGCGCGGACGACGAGCGCGCCGCCGTCCGGGACCTGGCCCGCCGGCTCGTCGCCGATGTCTTCCCCTCCTCCCGCGCCCGGGCGGTCGCGCACAAGGGCGGCGCCCCGGACGCCGGCCTTGACCGCGAACTCGCGTCCGCCGGTCTCCTCGGCCTGGAGCTCCCCGAGGAGTACGGCGGGGGCGGCGGTTCGTTCGTGGAACTCGCCGTCGTCCTGGAGGCCCTGGGCGAACACGTCGGCGCCTCGACGCTGCTCTCCAGTGCCGTTCTGTGCTGCGGCGCGCTGTCCCTCGCGGGAACCGGGGCCCAGCGCGAGCGCTGGCTGCCCCTCCTCGCGGCCGGAAGCGTCTGCGGGACGGTCGCGCTGGGCGAGTGGTTCTCGGCGCCGGGCGCGCGGGACCGGGTGGTCGCCAAGCGCGCCGACGGCGCCTGGGAGTTGACCGGGCGCGTCGGGCACGTACCGGACGCCCGCGTCAGCCGCCTCCTCCTTCTCCCGGCGCGCACTCCGGACGGCTGGCTGGTGGCCCTGGCCGGGTCCTCCGCCGCCGGTCTGTCGGTCACGCCGCAGGCTCAGACGGACCGGACCAGGTGCCTCGACGACATCGTGCTCGACGCCGTCGGTATCCGCGACGCCGACGTGCTCGCCCTCGACACCCCCGGCGCCCCGGACGCGACCCGGCTGCTCACCGCCCTCGCCAACCGCGCGGCCGTCGCCGTCGCGGCCGACTCCGTCGGCAACGCCCGCCGGGTGCTCGGCATGACCGTCGGCCACGTGCGGCAGCGCCGCCAGTTCGACCGGCCCATCGGGTCCTTCCAGGCCGTCAAGCACCAGGCCGCCGACATGCTCGTCAACCTTGAGACGAGCGCTGCCCTCGTCGACGACGCGGCCCGGGCGCTGGCCCTCGAACCGTCGTCCTGCGACCTCGCCGCGTCCCTGGCGAAGGACCACGCGTGCGAGCTGGCCGCGCGCAACGCGGGAACCGCGCTCCAGCTCCACGGCGGGATCGGCTACACCTGGGAGTACGACCTGCACCTGTACTTCAAGCGGGCGCTGCTCAACGAGTTCCTTTTCGGCGAGCCGCGATGGCACCGCGACCGGGTACTGCGAGGCCTGTTCTGACTCAGCGGGGCCGATTCAGCGGGATCGATTCAGCGGGACCGGCGCGCGGGCACCGGGAACAGCGCGTCGAAGCCGTCCCGTCGTATGTGCTCCGCGAGCAGGGCCGTCGTCCCGAGCCGTCCGGCCGGCCGGCGCAGGACCGGCTGGAGGTGGCGGTCGATGACGGCCAGGTCGTGCTCCTCGCACAGCCCCATCGCACCGAGGATCTGGTGGGCGTGGGCGAGGACGCTCTGCGCCGACTCGATCATCTGCACCCGCAGCGCCAGCAGGTCGGCGGGGCGCGCCTCGCCGACCCGGACCAGCCACCAGGTGAACAGGGCCAGCTCGTCGAGGCCGTCGCGGGCCAGGACGAGATCGGCGATCCGCGAGCGGATCTCCCCGAAGCGTCCGATGGGGACACCGAACTGGTGCCGCTCGCGGGCATGCCGCAGGGCCAGTTCGGCGGCCTCGGCCAGGGCTCCGGCGACCCAGAACGCGTCCAGGAGCAGGTGCATCCCGGACGCGTCGGCCGGCAGCGGGACCGGCCCGGGGGCCCCGAG is part of the Streptomyces sp. NBC_01262 genome and harbors:
- a CDS encoding acyl-CoA dehydrogenase family protein, coding for MRREWPKSARDYGQSVAAAIRSLGGVESARRAEAEPGHRSEVIRPRLDALGALSLDPWGDEEEAAAAALAVREAGRAVLPWPIVHVLSVPMTLRDDCGGVHLVLGECATLDHADVLPGSLALDPRDGRAFPVTVDRLRQAPLDPFRCDVRLGAPGPVPLPADASGMHLLLDAFWVAGALAEAAELALRHARERHQFGVPIGRFGEIRSRIADLVLARDGLDELALFTWWLVRVGEARPADLLALRVQMIESAQSVLAHAHQILGAMGLCEEHDLAVIDRHLQPVLRRPAGRLGTTALLAEHIRRDGFDALFPVPARRSR
- a CDS encoding acyl-CoA dehydrogenase family protein; the encoded protein is MTGRQGDCADDERAAVRDLARRLVADVFPSSRARAVAHKGGAPDAGLDRELASAGLLGLELPEEYGGGGGSFVELAVVLEALGEHVGASTLLSSAVLCCGALSLAGTGAQRERWLPLLAAGSVCGTVALGEWFSAPGARDRVVAKRADGAWELTGRVGHVPDARVSRLLLLPARTPDGWLVALAGSSAAGLSVTPQAQTDRTRCLDDIVLDAVGIRDADVLALDTPGAPDATRLLTALANRAAVAVAADSVGNARRVLGMTVGHVRQRRQFDRPIGSFQAVKHQAADMLVNLETSAALVDDAARALALEPSSCDLAASLAKDHACELAARNAGTALQLHGGIGYTWEYDLHLYFKRALLNEFLFGEPRWHRDRVLRGLF
- a CDS encoding class I adenylate-forming enzyme family protein → MSSTDASGAPHRTTVPGSIAEVLDAALASRPHAPAVEAVSGVWSYAELDDRARRAAGALWSLGVRPGDRVAACLPNDLDIVAAFHGAQRIGAVWAGIGEALAAGEQRELYELCEPAAVLAGPRCLLNAPECVGPDRWAELMARHEAAPRVEPDLDAPAGIAFTSGTSGHPKAVVHSQRNLLLPGAVLVATRGWGPALRKGDSFPLTILNLMVLSTLLTAQAAGCSVVMNRRDVAGVADWISSRRVTVWNGAPAQLHDLAGRPDLDLGSLQEVWSGGGDTPDALRRAFAQAHGLVPRVTYGLTEAPTVVSIDPAGQEWRPGTSGRTLPHYDIAAYDDEGRRLPAGALGELRLSGAATGPWAGAWTPMLGYWERGGVRPPEPGPVPTGDIGTVDGDGWLTVLDRKKLVIIRGGANVYPLEVERVIATHPDVAAVAVCGVPDDRLGQRVAAVVESAGPPLDFDALAGLCRRELSPYKVPEIWSQVDTLPVNAMGKVQRAGLPGLVDPRGRPGTV
- a CDS encoding acyl-CoA dehydrogenase family protein, which encodes MPGIRAPQLPPDELRAGVRQWCAEHLPHDWRERQTGASHDEFIRFQHWWFGELRAAGYAVPHWPQSWGGGFDLARQAVIFEELARADAPRLSLHFVSLHHAAGTFLDAGTPEQRDRYPPEILDGAVWCQGFSEPEAGSDLASLRTRAERRGDVYVVNGQKIWASGAADAQHCLLLVRTDPSAPKRRGISYLVMDMDSPGVLVRPIRQITGEEHFCEIFLTDVRIPVGNLIGAENDGWRVAQSTLASERGGTMIELAERLAVGLRRLLLEAAGPEGSPPTADTVVGDRLARLAREAQALRLLVRQVITRPGSELAQGAHASVVKLYYSELLQRLTAFGMELAGLDGQRATRRAPGSGWESGAWLLDHIGSWEWTIPGGTSEIQRNIIAERALGLPREPAA